The nucleotide sequence GGCCAGCCGGCTGCACATGCTGACCGGACGCCTCGCCACCGCCGCCGAAGGCTTCACCAAGGCCACTCACGCGGCCCGGCAGACGTGGATGGTCGATGTCACGTTCCACGCCTACCTCACCGGCTGGACCCGCCGGCACCAGCACCCACGCCACCAGATCCATGACATGCTCACCCAGGTCCCGACCACCCTCGGCGATGCCCGGACCCGGATGCAGCGAGCCGTCACCGTCTTGGCTGACCTTGCCGACCAGCCTCGTTCCGACCGGGCCGCGGCATGAGTACCGACACGATCCCGGCGCCGGTAGCGCTCACCCTGTTCGACCTGCCGGCCATTGCCCATGCCCCGGTGGTGCCCGTCGCCGCGCTCGCCGGGCAGCTGCGAGAGGCAGACGGGGTTGCGTCCGCGGTCGCTGGTGACCAGATGGCGTGGTTCAGCGGCCGGTTGTCTCCGACCCCGCCGCCGCGGTGCGTGTCCTGCACGACGGTGCACGTCTACCGGCGACCGGCCGGGTTCTTGCTGGCCTGCCCGGTCTGTTTCCCTGCCGAGGTGAACGCATGATCACCTACACCCGAACGGTTGACGATCGGCCCGTTCGTATCGTCGCTGACCCCGACCCGGGCACCTTCCACCGCTTCACCGCCACAGATAGCCTGTTCGGGCTCGACGTGGAAACCACCCCCGTTCAGGACGACGGGCCGCGATTCTTCGGCCCGGACTTCGGGGTCCGCCTGGTCCAATTCGCCACCGAAGACGAAGCCATGGTTCTCCGGGCCGCTGACCCCGAACAGCGGCGAATGGCCGAAACGCTGCTGACCAATCAGGCGGCACGATTCGTGACACACACGAACTTTGATGTCCTCGCAGTATGGTCCGCGTTCGGAATTCCGCTTGGGCAACGTGTCGCAGACACGCACCTGTTGGCATGCCTGATCGAGCCCGGAGAGACCGCGGACCACGGACTGAAAAGCCTCACCGAACGCCACATCGACGGCGGGCTACGCGCCGCGGAAGACGACCTACACACCCTGTTCCGGGCAATCGCCCCACCCACCATCCGAGGCACCAACCAAATCCGTAACTACGGATGGACACACGTTCCGATCGACGCCGAACCGTACATCGTCTACGCCGGGCTAGATGCGATTTATGTGCGCCGCCTACTCGACCGGTTGGCGCCACTGGTAGCCGACATGGGACACCTGCCCCGGATAGAGATGTGGCTCGCTGCGCAAACCACGGCGCTCACGATCCGCGGTATCCGGCTGGATGTCGACTACACCACCGCACTCGCGCGTCAGTTCGACCACCAGCACCGTGCCGCCCGCGCACGGCTAGAAGCGATGACCGGATACCCGGCGGCTAGTCCGAAACGGGTTGACTGGCTCGCGGCCCGCGGCGTGACCTTCACCGTCTTCACCGACCGAGGCCGCCCGTCACTGTCAAGCAAGGATGGACTACCCGACCTGTTGACCAGGTATCCGGACGGTGAAGTCGGGGACATGCTGCGGGCGTGCATGGACCTAGCAACTACATCGAACTTCGCCAACAACTTGAAGAAGATACCCGGCTACGCCGACGCCTACGGCCGAGTGCATCCGGACTACAAGACGTTGGCCGCACACACCGGCCGTATGAGCGTGAAGTACCCGGCCATGCAGACACTCAAGAAGAACGACCCGCGGCTACGCGGCTGTTTCATCGCCGAACCTGGGCACGTCCTGGTTGGCTGCGACTTCGCCAACGTCGAACTCCGGCTAGCCGCGGCACTGTCCGGCGACCCGGAAATGGTCCGGGTATTCCGCGAAGGCCAGGACGTGCACAACAACACGGCCCGGATGCTGTTCGGCCCCGACTTCACCAAGGACCAACGCCGGATCGCAAAAGCACTGAACTTCGGCACCGCATACGGCGGCGGTGCACCAGGGCTCGCCAAACAGGCAGGCATCCCCCTCGAAGCAGCCCGCAACGCAGTTGCCCGGTTCCGAAAGGCGTACCCCGGCATCACGAAATTCGGCCGTGCCATGGCCGACCGCGACCCGGTCCGTAACGCCGCCCGGCGCCGTATACCCGCCGACCCGGGCCGCGCCTACGCCAACTCGAACTACTCCATCCAGTCCACCGCCCGGGATCTACTCGTGGAATCGGTCTACCGGCTCTGCGTCGCCGAGGGATACCACCCCTACCTGTGGGCGCTGATCCACGACGAAATCGTGATCCAGGTCCCCGCCGACCACGCCGAGCACGCCCGGACCGCGTTGGCCCGGTCCATGACCACCACCTTCCGCGGCGTACCGATCACCGCCGATGCCGAAATCATCGGCACCCGCTGGGGCGGCAAACCCTGACAGGCCGCCGCTACGCGGCGACTCACCACCCCGCCGCTACGCGGCGGTGGCCAGCCAAACCCAACCCCACCCCCGCACCGCCGGCAACGACCGATGAAGGGGAGGCGATACCCGCATGCCCGACAACCGCCTAACCACAGCTCTCGACTACGCCGCCCGCGGCTGGCCGGTGTTCCTACTCGGCAGGTCGAAACGGCCCATGGCCAACTGCCCGGCCTGCCGAACCGTCGGCACCGACCATGACCGGGAAGCCTGCCCGTGCCTGACCTGTCACGGCTTCTACGCCGCCACCCGCGATCCCGACCGCATCGCCGCGATGCTGACCGCGCACCCGTCCGGGCTTCTCGCGGTGCGGACCGGTGCCGTGTCCGGCCTCGTGGTGGTTGACATCGACCCCAGGCACGGCGGCCGACTCGTGCCGGCTCTGATGCCGCCTACCGCCGCCGTGGCGACCGGTTCCGGCGGCTGGCACCTGTACTACCGGCACCCCGGAACCCCGGTGCTGTCCCGGCCGCTGCCCGGCCGAACCGGGATCGACATCAAGGCCGACGGCGGGTACGTCGTCGCCCCGCCCTCGATCCATCCGGACACCGGCCGCCCGTACCGGTGGGCACGTCACGGGTCGGTGGAGGAGATGCCCCCCGCGCTTCGCGCGGCCGTGCTCACCCCACCCGCCGACCTGACACCCGCGACCCGGCCGCACCAGCCGATCACCCGCGAAGCGGGGGGCATCTCATCCCCGACCGCACTCCTGGCTGCACACCTAGACGCGGTCCGCCGCGCCCCCGAAGGACGACGCCGCACCACGCTCTACGGCGCCGCCCGAGGCGTAGCCCGCATGGTCGCCGCCGGGGCACTCACCCCCGCCGACGCGTGGACCGCACTCGCCGAGGCGGGCCGGGCCGCCGAGCAGACCGACCGGGATATCCGCGCCGCCGTACGTGGCGGGTTCCAAGCCGAGGGAGTAGCCGCATGACCGGGCCGTTGTTCATGCTCGGCACCCATCAACCGGGTTGGTTGAACCGGGGCCGGGCCGGGGTGCCGCTGTTCGTCTCCGACCGGCGGCTACGGGTCTACAAGACGCTGCCTCGCGCAGCTGCGCCGTGGGCATGCGATTCCGGCGGGTTCACCGAGTTGCAGAAGTACGGCCGGTGGACCGTCGGACCGATCGAATACGTGGCTCGGCTACGGCGCTACCGTGACGAGACCGGCCGGATGTTGTGGGCCGCCCCGCAGGACTGGATGTGTGAGCCGATCGTCATCAACGGCGGGGTAGCTGCCGGACAGTGGTTCGTCGGCACCCGATTGTCGGTGGCCGAGCATCAACGCCGCACGGTGGCGAACTTCGCACAGCTGCGTGACCTTGCTCCGGACCTGCCGATCGTCCCGGTCGTTCAGGGTTGGGAGAGGGACGACTACCTCCGCTGTGTCGACCTGTATTGGTCGATGCTCGGGGTGGATCTGACCACGATGCCGCTGGTCGGACTTGGGTCAGTGTGCCGCCGGCAAGGCACCCGGGAAGCCGGCGTAATCCTGCGCGCTCTGCACATCAGGGGCGTACGTCGACTACACGGGTTCGGGTTCAAGACTCTCGGACTGATCGAGCACGGACACCTACTGACCTCGGCCGACTCGATGGCCTGGTCTGACGTGGCCCGCAAACTTCGTCGGCCCGCACTACCCGAATGCGTGCGCGCTGGCCGGCACAAGAACTGCGCGAACTGCCTGCCCTACGCCCTGCGGTGGCGGGCCGGAGTGCTTGCAGCCGCGCGCCCCGCACAGAACGGAGTAGCCGCATGACCAGCCCAAACCCCGCACCAACCGAACCGGGCGCCGTCATTCTCGACGCGGTACACGCCGCGATCACCCGATACGTGATCCTGCCGTCCCCGGAAGCAGTCGACGCCGTCACGCTGTGGGTCGCCGCCAGCCACGCGCAACCGGCATGGGCACACGCCCCACGGCTGGTGATCCGGGCACCGGAGAAGCGGTGCGGCAAGTCCCGGCTACTCGACGTGGTGGAAGGCACCTGCCACAACCCGCTGATCACCGTTAACGCCAGCCCGGCCGCCGTCTATCGGTCCGTGGGCACCGACAACCCGCCGACGATCCTGCTGGACGAGGCAGACACCATCTTTGGCGCCAGCGCGGACGGCAACGAGGATCTACGCGGCCTGCTCAACGCCGGCCACCAGCGCAACCGGCCAACGATCCGGTGGGACGCCGCCAACCAACGGCTAGAGAAGATCGCCACGTTCGCCATGGCCGCGCTGGCAGGCATCGGCGCCATGCCCGACACCATCGAAGACCGAGCCGTAGTCGTCAGGATGCGCCGCCGGGCGCCCGGTGAAAAGGTCGCCCCGTACCGGGAACGACGTGACGGCCCAGCGCTCCGGGCGCTGGCCGAACGACTCAACCAGTGGCTTAGCGCTCACCTGCCCGAACTGTCGGCAGCCACCCCGTTCATGCCAGTTGAGGACCGAGCCGCCGACACATGGGAACCCCTCGTAGCCGTTGCCGACCTGGCCGGCGGGACATGGCCCGACCGGGCACGCCGCGCATGCGAAACGCTGACCGCCGAACGGGACGGCAGCACCCCACCATCGGACCGCATCCGGCTACTGGCCGACTGTCGCACCGCGTTTCGGGGTGCCGATGCCATGCCCTCCGCTGTCCTGCTGGAGCGGCTCAAAGCCGACGCAGAGGCGCCGTGGGCCGAGTACGGCGGAACCGGGCTCACTGCGATGAAGCTCGGTCTGCTGCTACGTGAGTACGACATCCGATCATCCAACATTCGATTTGCGCCGGGGCCGTTCGCCGAATATGGGCAGGTCAAGGGCTACTACCGAGCCGACTTCGCCGATGCGTGGCAGCGCTACTGCCCAGGCCCGGACAAGGTACCCGGGGGTAAGCCGTCCCAGCCGTCCCAGCCGTCCCTTCCCAGCTCAACCCCGGGACGGCTTCTTTCGTTGGGACGGCTTGAGCCGTCCCAACCAGCCGACACGAACACCACCGCTGGGACGGCTTAAGCCGTCCCACCCAACAAGCCGTCCCAGCCCTGACCAGCCCCGGGACGGCTGGGACGGCTGGGACGGCTACCCCCGGCTCCACACCGACCGAGGTATCGGGGCGACTCCTTCCCGATCATCTTAAATTCGGCCCGCTGAGAAGCCCTCAGACGGTTTGCCCTATCAACGGGTACCGACCCACCGGAGATCTTGTGTCTACGGGGCTCTCAGCGGGCCAACCAGAGACCTTCTGTCGAAATGCCACCCCCACCTACCACAACAGACCGATGCCAGCCGAAAGGCGCCCACAACGCGTCTCAGGCCCCACGACATACCGGCAGAGGAGAAGTGCCGTGAGCGTCGTCCCTATGCCACGCCGACAGGACCGACAGCCGTCCTCTCTCACCATTGCGGAGGTGATCGCCGAGCTACAGGTATCACGATCGACCTTCTACTACTGGCGTCAGACCGGAAAAGCACCCCGGTGCATCAAGCTACCGAATGGCGAAATCCGGGTGAGGCGCACAGACCTTGACAGGTGGCTGGAAAGCCTTGAGGAGGCCGCATGACCGGACTTGACGATACCGAAGAATCGCGCTACTCCCACAGCGTTCGGATATGGGACCTGCGTCCCAACTCGGGCAAGCGACGCACGACCTACACCGTGCGATGGGTAGTCGCTGGAAAGGAGAATCAACGAACGTTCGCCAGTCGCAACCTGGCGCACGCGTTCCGCGCGAAGCTGCTGAATTACATCCAACGCGGCGCCGCGTTCGACAAGGCCACTGGGCTACCCGCGCCGATGCTCCGTGAAGCGCAACGTCGTCCCTGGTATCAGCACGCCTGCCAGTACACCGACATGAAGTGGCCGAGCGCGGCCCCGAAGTCGCGGACCGGCATCGCCGAATCACTCGCCACCGTCACACCTGCCCTGTTGGCAACCGATCGCGGCCGACCTCCGGCGGAGGATATCCGGCGAGCGTTGTACGGGTGGGCATTCATTCCACCACGCCGAAAGTCCGGTCAGCCGCCGGCCGACCTTGTCTCGACGCTGCGATGGTTGGAGCGCAACACGATTGCGCTTACCGATCTGGAAGACCGTACGCGCGGCCCCGAATTGGTGCGCCGGGCACTGGACACGCTGGCCGTACGATTGGATGGTCAGGCGGCATCCGCGAAGACCATCGCGAGAAAGCGCGCGATCCTGTACAACGCGCTTGAGTACGCGGTCGAGTTGGGTCTACTGACCGACAACCCGATGGGACGGGTGGCCTGGAAGGCACCCAAGGCAACGGAATCGGTAGACCGCCGGGTGGTGGTCGACCGGCGACGCGCCCGAACGCTGCTCACGGCCGTCGCAGTGCAACCGGGCGTAGCGAGTCGGATCGTGGCAATGTTCGCGCTCATGTACTACGCCGCACTACGGCCAAGTGAAGCGCTCGACTTCCGGGAAGAGAATATCGCAGAACTACCGTCGAACGGGTGGGGCGAACTGCTGTTAGGCAATTCGTCACCCCGGACCGGTACGGCCTGGACGGACAGCGGACTGTCCCGGGAACGTCGCGGCCTCAAGCATCGGGCCGCCGATGACACCCGACCGGTACCGGCGCACCCCGAACTGGTGGAGATCCTGCATTGCCACCTCGACCACTTCGGCACGGCGTCGGATGGGCGGCTGTTCGTCGGGCCGCGTGGCGGGTCGATCGGGGACTCGACCTACCTCGGAGTGTGGCACCGGGCGCGCGCCTACGCGCTCACCCCGGCCGAGTACCGGTCACCCCTGGCCCGGGTGCCGTACGACCTGCGTCACGCGGCTGTGTCGACGTGGCTGAACGCGGGGGTACCCGCGACACAGGTCGCCGAGTGGGCCGGGCACAGCGTGGCCGTTCTCCTACGGGTGTACGCGAAGTGCATCGTGGGACAAGACCGGGCCGCGCGACGGCGGATCGAGGAGGCGATGACCTCGGACGACGACGGGTGATCATGGTAAGAATTTCCCCGCGTATTCCCCGTGAACGGCCGTGAAGGGCCGGTGATAGCTGGACACGGCTGGACATGACGAAACGGCCCCTGACCGGCGTTTGCGCTGGTCAGGGGCCGCTTTCGCACCTGGTGGCGGGTAGAGGATTCGAACCTCTGTAGCTTTCGCGACGGATTTACAGTCCGCTCCCATTGGCCGCTCGGGCAACCCGCCAGGGCGTGCCGCCACGCCGAACGCGGCAGCGGAAGCAAGGATAGCGGTTACATCGGGCCACCGCGCAACCGGGTACCGTCGGCATGTCGTACCGCCGCGCGGCGGCCCGGTACACCACATGTCGTCCACAGCAGGAGCGAACTCATGGCAGCCAACCCGTCGTTCGACATCGTCAGCAAGGTCGACCGGCAGGAGATCGACAACGCCCTCCGGCAGACCGAGAAGGAGCTCTCCACCCGCTTCGACTTCCGGGGCACCGGCGCCGACATCTCGTGGTCGGGCGAGGAGGGGGTCAGCCTCCAGGCCGAGACGGAGGAGCGGGTCAAGGCGGCCCTGGAGGTCTTCAAGGAGAAACTGGTCAAGCGGAACATATCGCTCAAATCCTTGGACGCCGGGGAGGTACGGCCGTCGGGCAAGGTCCACAAGATCGACTGCAAGATCATCCAGGGCATCGACTCCGACAAGGCCAAGGCGATCAGCAAGAAGATCCGCGACGAGGGGCCGAAGGGCGTACAGGCGCAGATCCAGGGTGACCAGCTCCGGGTGACCGGGAAGAAGAAGGACGACCTCCAGACCGTGATCTCCCTACTCAAGAGCGAGGACTTCGGCGTCGCCCTCCAGTTCACCAACTACCGGTAACGGCGACCAGGTTCGTACCCGTCGGACGACCTCGCCTTACCGGCCTCGGCACCGCTGGTCGTCGTCGCTTCACGTGCTCGACGACCAGCGGCGGCCCGGCGTCGACGGCGTCGACGCCGAATCTCCCGTCGGCCCACGCGACCGGCACAGCCATTCAGCGTGGTGCTGGCGGCGCCTGCGTCTTTCCGGTACGCCGACGATATGCTCCGGCGCCTAGGGTCGCGGCATGCGGATACGACCGGCGCGCAGCGCTGACGCCGAGGCCGTCAACCAGTTGCTCGAACAACTGGGCTATCCCCAGGATGGTCAGGCTACGACGGCGGTCCGGATCCAGACGTGGGTCGACGACCCGGCCAGTGCGGCCTACGTGGCTGACGTCGAAGGCGATCCCCACGGCGTCATAGCCGTCCACGTCTGCCCATTCTTCGAACGCGATGGCGCCTCGGGCCGAATCGTAGCCTTGGTCGTGTCGGACCGGGTGCGCGGACGGGGTGTCGGCTCCCAACTTGTCGCGGCGGCCGAATCCTTCGCCGCGAGCCACGGGTGCCTCCGGATGGAAGTCACCAGCGCAGACCGACGGCTGAACGCGCACACGTTCTATCAGCGCCTGGGATACGCCGACCAGGCAGGAAAATCGTCCCGCTTCCTGCGGGACCTGGCCGGCTGAGATCACAACCAGGATCAACCTCGGTCAGAAGTTGACACATCCTCATCTCAAGGCGTCACAGCGCCTCGCGTGATCGCGATGCCGAGCGCGCCGACTACTGCCGCAACCTCGGATCATGAGACGGATCGGCGTACATGGGTGGGCAGCCGCGATCGATCGCCTCGGGGCGCAACTCGTAGTGCCACG is from Micromonospora sp. WMMD1102 and encodes:
- a CDS encoding DUF3631 domain-containing protein → MTSPNPAPTEPGAVILDAVHAAITRYVILPSPEAVDAVTLWVAASHAQPAWAHAPRLVIRAPEKRCGKSRLLDVVEGTCHNPLITVNASPAAVYRSVGTDNPPTILLDEADTIFGASADGNEDLRGLLNAGHQRNRPTIRWDAANQRLEKIATFAMAALAGIGAMPDTIEDRAVVVRMRRRAPGEKVAPYRERRDGPALRALAERLNQWLSAHLPELSAATPFMPVEDRAADTWEPLVAVADLAGGTWPDRARRACETLTAERDGSTPPSDRIRLLADCRTAFRGADAMPSAVLLERLKADAEAPWAEYGGTGLTAMKLGLLLREYDIRSSNIRFAPGPFAEYGQVKGYYRADFADAWQRYCPGPDKVPGGKPSQPSQPSLPSSTPGRLLSLGRLEPSQPADTNTTAGTA
- a CDS encoding GNAT family N-acetyltransferase; its protein translation is MRIRPARSADAEAVNQLLEQLGYPQDGQATTAVRIQTWVDDPASAAYVADVEGDPHGVIAVHVCPFFERDGASGRIVALVVSDRVRGRGVGSQLVAAAESFAASHGCLRMEVTSADRRLNAHTFYQRLGYADQAGKSSRFLRDLAG
- a CDS encoding helix-turn-helix domain-containing protein; translated protein: MPRRQDRQPSSLTIAEVIAELQVSRSTFYYWRQTGKAPRCIKLPNGEIRVRRTDLDRWLESLEEAA
- a CDS encoding bifunctional DNA primase/polymerase; translation: MPDNRLTTALDYAARGWPVFLLGRSKRPMANCPACRTVGTDHDREACPCLTCHGFYAATRDPDRIAAMLTAHPSGLLAVRTGAVSGLVVVDIDPRHGGRLVPALMPPTAAVATGSGGWHLYYRHPGTPVLSRPLPGRTGIDIKADGGYVVAPPSIHPDTGRPYRWARHGSVEEMPPALRAAVLTPPADLTPATRPHQPITREAGGISSPTALLAAHLDAVRRAPEGRRRTTLYGAARGVARMVAAGALTPADAWTALAEAGRAAEQTDRDIRAAVRGGFQAEGVAA
- a CDS encoding YajQ family cyclic di-GMP-binding protein, producing the protein MAANPSFDIVSKVDRQEIDNALRQTEKELSTRFDFRGTGADISWSGEEGVSLQAETEERVKAALEVFKEKLVKRNISLKSLDAGEVRPSGKVHKIDCKIIQGIDSDKAKAISKKIRDEGPKGVQAQIQGDQLRVTGKKKDDLQTVISLLKSEDFGVALQFTNYR
- a CDS encoding integrase, which translates into the protein MTGLDDTEESRYSHSVRIWDLRPNSGKRRTTYTVRWVVAGKENQRTFASRNLAHAFRAKLLNYIQRGAAFDKATGLPAPMLREAQRRPWYQHACQYTDMKWPSAAPKSRTGIAESLATVTPALLATDRGRPPAEDIRRALYGWAFIPPRRKSGQPPADLVSTLRWLERNTIALTDLEDRTRGPELVRRALDTLAVRLDGQAASAKTIARKRAILYNALEYAVELGLLTDNPMGRVAWKAPKATESVDRRVVVDRRRARTLLTAVAVQPGVASRIVAMFALMYYAALRPSEALDFREENIAELPSNGWGELLLGNSSPRTGTAWTDSGLSRERRGLKHRAADDTRPVPAHPELVEILHCHLDHFGTASDGRLFVGPRGGSIGDSTYLGVWHRARAYALTPAEYRSPLARVPYDLRHAAVSTWLNAGVPATQVAEWAGHSVAVLLRVYAKCIVGQDRAARRRIEEAMTSDDDG
- a CDS encoding DNA polymerase, producing the protein MITYTRTVDDRPVRIVADPDPGTFHRFTATDSLFGLDVETTPVQDDGPRFFGPDFGVRLVQFATEDEAMVLRAADPEQRRMAETLLTNQAARFVTHTNFDVLAVWSAFGIPLGQRVADTHLLACLIEPGETADHGLKSLTERHIDGGLRAAEDDLHTLFRAIAPPTIRGTNQIRNYGWTHVPIDAEPYIVYAGLDAIYVRRLLDRLAPLVADMGHLPRIEMWLAAQTTALTIRGIRLDVDYTTALARQFDHQHRAARARLEAMTGYPAASPKRVDWLAARGVTFTVFTDRGRPSLSSKDGLPDLLTRYPDGEVGDMLRACMDLATTSNFANNLKKIPGYADAYGRVHPDYKTLAAHTGRMSVKYPAMQTLKKNDPRLRGCFIAEPGHVLVGCDFANVELRLAAALSGDPEMVRVFREGQDVHNNTARMLFGPDFTKDQRRIAKALNFGTAYGGGAPGLAKQAGIPLEAARNAVARFRKAYPGITKFGRAMADRDPVRNAARRRIPADPGRAYANSNYSIQSTARDLLVESVYRLCVAEGYHPYLWALIHDEIVIQVPADHAEHARTALARSMTTTFRGVPITADAEIIGTRWGGKP